One part of the Aurantibacillus circumpalustris genome encodes these proteins:
- a CDS encoding T9SS type A sorting domain-containing protein produces MKNLKSNFCLALFFVTSLLQSQSVVLSTPSIACINQNLNATVSSTLTNVSAYQWMTLPQEPVQILNPQGSQALITYTSCGTHTVWVQAFDNSNVLIPGGGTTQIINVLCVNGPTVTVATVFNSVCAGFTTTLTAFGANTYTWFPGSVSQSSISVPAGTYTVIGTSSIGCQDQNTISIGTPPPLTIFVTQSNYTTCIQNNSPKYSKPVHLTASGAGTYVWFPYNPGQPIPPSSSVDVRPSTTTCYTVVGSTAICSATAVACVSVIPQFTLNVAPANPTVCLAESVFLSIQNIGVNATGPPSSFTYIWTEALNAPPISLSGYFTPTVNAFPQNSTTYTVEVQDAANCVSLPELVTVNVFGVCTSLEDLKEDSFFRLYPNPNEGKFTIQANTDLKLNLMNELGQLIRVINFSTANNYELNINNLAAGIYFVSGQKGGITIYRKIVVVK; encoded by the coding sequence ATGAAAAATCTTAAATCAAATTTTTGTTTAGCACTGTTTTTTGTAACATCATTACTGCAATCTCAATCAGTGGTGCTATCAACTCCTTCTATCGCATGTATCAACCAAAACTTAAATGCTACTGTGAGTAGTACATTAACAAACGTTTCAGCGTATCAATGGATGACGCTGCCACAAGAGCCAGTTCAGATATTAAATCCTCAGGGTTCACAGGCTTTAATTACCTATACTTCTTGCGGCACTCACACGGTTTGGGTGCAAGCGTTTGATAATTCTAATGTTTTAATTCCAGGAGGTGGGACTACGCAAATCATAAATGTTTTGTGCGTAAATGGTCCAACTGTCACAGTCGCCACGGTGTTCAACTCTGTTTGTGCTGGTTTTACTACAACACTGACAGCTTTTGGTGCAAACACCTACACTTGGTTCCCGGGTAGTGTATCACAAAGTTCAATTTCCGTACCAGCTGGAACCTATACTGTAATTGGCACTAGCTCAATAGGCTGTCAAGACCAGAATACAATTTCAATTGGCACTCCCCCACCTCTTACCATCTTTGTTACGCAATCGAATTACACAACATGTATACAAAACAATAGTCCAAAATATTCAAAACCTGTGCATTTAACAGCATCCGGGGCTGGAACGTATGTTTGGTTTCCATATAACCCAGGCCAACCAATACCTCCAAGTTCTTCTGTAGATGTTAGACCCTCTACAACAACCTGTTATACTGTTGTGGGATCTACTGCTATCTGCTCAGCTACCGCCGTCGCATGTGTCTCCGTTATTCCTCAATTTACTTTGAATGTTGCGCCTGCGAACCCAACCGTTTGTTTAGCCGAATCTGTTTTTCTTTCAATCCAAAATATTGGGGTAAATGCTACAGGTCCGCCTTCATCTTTTACTTACATTTGGACAGAGGCATTAAATGCTCCACCAATAAGTTTAAGCGGTTATTTCACGCCAACCGTAAATGCATTTCCTCAGAATTCGACTACCTACACAGTGGAAGTTCAAGATGCCGCTAACTGCGTTTCACTTCCAGAATTGGTAACTGTTAATGTTTTTGGTGTTTGTACAAGTTTGGAAGATTTAAAAGAAGATTCATTTTTTAGACTTTATCCAAACCCTAACGAAGGTAAATTTACAATTCAAGCAAACACTGATTTAAAACTTAATCTGATGAACGAACTTGGTCAATTAATTAGAGTAATCAATTTTTCAACAGCGAATAACTATGAATTAAATATCAACAATCTTGCAGCAGGGATTTATTTTGTAAGCGGCCAAAAGGGTGGAATTACAATTTACCGGAAGATTGTGGTTGTGAAATAA
- a CDS encoding T9SS type A sorting domain-containing protein, whose translation MLSRIKTLISLTILSNICLAQIPQLNSSPAITNKVIYLDFDGQKVVGTGWNSGNLINAAPSTMNAANIILIWKRVSEDYRPFDVNITTDSIRFNNATPDKRIRVVFTPTSAWYGSAGGVAYVGSFAWGGTPGTPCWVFENQLSYNVKNMAEAAAHEVGHTLTLRHQSEYNSSCVKTAEYNNGFGNGVTSWAPIMGVGYSKNVTIWHTGQSATSCNTIQFDHGNSGIGITSPNFLSFLQDDVGDNFNTAKILNLTNLNLVDSGIITEPTDKDAYRFTICSNRYVSIGVKPWALDTTNYLGANLDVRLFLYDALSNVLAVDTPLSKLHSLVGLNLTPGTYYFTVDGGRSAYYNDYGSLGKYYVSIKATNPSALANTIVTATNICAGQNTTLNYSSNGLPTQWSWSVTGSSTNTYSTQNPSMAFTAGIYTISLLATSASSLSCPTTITLNIGATPAIALTNSVNVLCPGKTLTLTATGASSYTWNPGGFGGATQILTPLANSTFTIYGTNGTCLNSIVNTITVSPNFTFSSSVSNSSICAGETVAITSIGASNYTINPGSITTNPAVVSPVFPTSYFVIGEVGGCTKVNQVFVSVSQHFDIFLTISDTLICEGMPVSIISTGANNYTINPGGLIGYSVVVNPSTTTNYTILAEGNGVCIEDTSFTIHVKTCNLTGIRQNFNSDEIHIYPNPVKGNLNIFNEQIGGRIEIINISGQIIHSQTIEEKLSQVNTQNWVKGIYFAKVYSKKNILSVEKIIVE comes from the coding sequence ATGTTATCAAGAATTAAAACTTTAATTAGCCTTACTATCCTTTCTAATATTTGTTTAGCACAAATTCCACAATTGAATAGTTCACCCGCAATTACCAATAAAGTTATTTACCTCGATTTTGATGGTCAAAAAGTTGTTGGAACTGGATGGAACTCTGGGAACCTCATCAATGCCGCACCTTCTACAATGAATGCTGCAAACATTATTCTTATTTGGAAAAGAGTTAGTGAAGATTACCGGCCATTTGATGTAAATATTACTACAGACTCTATAAGATTTAATAATGCGACACCTGACAAAAGAATAAGGGTTGTATTTACTCCAACCAGTGCTTGGTATGGTTCAGCAGGTGGAGTAGCTTACGTTGGTAGTTTTGCTTGGGGGGGAACTCCAGGTACACCATGTTGGGTGTTTGAAAATCAACTGAGTTATAACGTGAAAAATATGGCTGAAGCTGCCGCACACGAAGTAGGTCACACCTTAACGTTAAGGCACCAGAGCGAGTATAATTCTAGCTGTGTGAAAACGGCAGAGTATAATAACGGTTTTGGAAATGGTGTTACTTCATGGGCGCCAATTATGGGGGTGGGTTATTCTAAAAATGTTACAATTTGGCACACTGGTCAAAGTGCTACAAGCTGCAATACCATCCAGTTCGATCACGGTAATTCCGGCATAGGAATAACAAGTCCAAACTTTTTAAGTTTTTTGCAAGATGATGTAGGCGATAATTTTAACACGGCTAAAATTTTAAATCTTACTAATTTAAATCTTGTTGACTCAGGAATTATAACAGAGCCTACAGATAAAGATGCGTACCGCTTTACAATTTGCAGCAACCGTTATGTTTCCATAGGTGTAAAACCTTGGGCGCTTGATACCACTAATTATTTGGGAGCAAATTTAGATGTGCGACTGTTTTTATACGACGCTCTTAGTAACGTTCTTGCAGTTGACACTCCGCTTTCAAAATTACATTCACTTGTTGGACTTAACTTAACACCAGGCACCTATTATTTTACGGTAGATGGAGGAAGATCTGCATATTACAATGATTACGGTAGTCTTGGAAAATACTATGTAAGTATAAAAGCCACCAACCCATCTGCTTTAGCTAACACTATTGTTACAGCTACTAATATTTGCGCAGGACAAAATACCACATTAAATTATTCATCAAATGGATTACCCACACAGTGGTCATGGTCTGTTACAGGTTCGTCAACAAACACGTACTCAACTCAAAATCCATCTATGGCTTTTACCGCAGGTATATATACGATTAGTCTTTTGGCAACAAGTGCTTCATCGTTAAGTTGCCCTACTACAATCACTTTGAATATAGGCGCTACTCCAGCGATTGCTTTAACTAACTCTGTAAATGTTTTATGTCCAGGTAAAACATTAACACTTACTGCAACGGGTGCGTCTTCTTATACATGGAATCCAGGGGGTTTCGGCGGCGCAACGCAAATTTTAACTCCTTTAGCAAATAGCACTTTTACAATTTACGGAACAAATGGAACTTGTTTAAATTCAATCGTAAATACAATAACCGTTAGTCCGAATTTTACTTTTAGCTCAAGTGTTTCTAATTCATCAATATGTGCTGGAGAAACCGTTGCAATTACTTCTATTGGAGCCTCTAACTACACCATTAATCCCGGAAGTATTACAACAAATCCAGCCGTAGTAAGTCCCGTGTTTCCTACTAGTTATTTTGTAATAGGAGAGGTAGGGGGATGCACAAAGGTCAATCAGGTATTTGTGTCCGTCTCTCAGCATTTCGATATTTTTCTAACGATTTCTGACACGCTTATTTGTGAAGGTATGCCTGTATCGATTATTTCCACAGGCGCTAATAATTACACAATTAATCCCGGAGGCCTAATTGGTTACAGCGTAGTTGTAAATCCTTCAACTACTACAAATTATACAATTCTTGCAGAAGGAAACGGAGTATGCATCGAAGATACCAGCTTTACAATTCATGTAAAGACTTGTAATTTAACGGGTATCCGTCAAAATTTCAATAGTGATGAAATTCATATTTACCCGAATCCAGTTAAAGGGAATTTAAATATTTTTAATGAGCAAATTGGAGGGAGAATTGAAATCATCAACATTAGCGGACAAATTATTCATTCACAAACTATAGAAGAAAAATTGAGTCAGGTAAATACTCAAAACTGGGTAAAAGGAATCTACTTTGCGAAAGTGTACAGTAAGAAAAATATTTTATCTGTAGAAAAAATTATTGTTGAATAG
- a CDS encoding cupin domain-containing protein, with product MEKVTVSDKLSLFSDHWNPRIVGELNGQHVKLAKLKGEFVWHKHDEEDELFYVLDGILKIEFRDKVVELKPNEFIIVPKGVEHKPVAENEVSVMLFEPMSTLNTGDTHGDMTKENLEKI from the coding sequence ATGGAAAAAGTTACAGTATCTGATAAATTATCTCTTTTTAGTGACCATTGGAATCCACGTATCGTTGGTGAACTCAATGGTCAACATGTAAAACTTGCAAAATTAAAAGGCGAATTCGTTTGGCACAAACACGATGAAGAAGACGAATTGTTTTATGTGTTGGACGGGATACTGAAAATTGAATTCAGAGATAAAGTTGTGGAGCTAAAACCAAATGAGTTTATTATTGTTCCAAAAGGTGTTGAACATAAACCTGTTGCTGAAAACGAAGTATCGGTTATGCTATTTGAACCCATGTCGACTCTCAATACGGGTGATACACATGGTGATATGACTAAAGAAAATCTTGAGAAGATATAA
- the pheT gene encoding phenylalanine--tRNA ligase subunit beta, with protein sequence MKISNNWLKTIINSDITAEETAEKLTSAGLEVEGLEYIESIKGGLKGLVVGHVVECGKHPDADRLSVTKVDVGSGELLSIVCGAPNVAANQKVIVATIGTKLYPSEGEPFEIKKSKIRGVTSEGMICAEDEIGLGKSHAGIMILPENTIIGTPASEYFKMETDTVFEIGLTPNRSDAASHLGVARDLAAILNSHNNSHQYEVDIKGLHELDEASGLNGVEIIVENPEACERYSGLVITGVNVTESPDWLKTRLQSIGLRPINNIVDITNFVLHELGQPLHAFDLDKIKGKKVIVKTAKEGEKFKTLDGIERTLKSNDLMICNESEPMCIAGVFGGEKSGVTEKTKAIFLESAYFNPGYVRRTAKHHSLKTDASFRFERGTDPDITIKALVRAANLIFEIAGGTLSMEVKDLYPEKLWPYKVGFSYSNCTELIGKEIDRTIIKNIILNLGIGIDNEGSDGLLLLVPRYKTDVTREADVIEEVMRIYGYNNVEVSKNISYTAHNEAKNYDVDLDNRSGSLLEGFGFNEIMSLSLTKESYYTEENNTVKVVNPLSADLNVLRADMIYSGLEAIAYNINRKSSDLKFFELGKTYQQPKKEEAKYKEQKHLTLFVTGDLFQENPYGLKQKADFSFLKSTVVNLLNKCGVSSYKSVESTYANFDLGLTYQLNNKPFIELGQVSKALLKKFGISQPVFYTCINWEMLVKEFSKQDIKFQEISKFPTVRRDLALLIDKSVNYKQIEELAFSTERKLLKEVNLFDIFESEKLGNKKSYAVSFTLSNNEATLTDKQIDAVMDRLISGYKEKLGAELR encoded by the coding sequence ATGAAAATTTCAAATAACTGGCTTAAAACCATCATAAATAGTGACATAACTGCTGAAGAAACAGCAGAGAAACTTACCTCCGCAGGTCTTGAAGTAGAAGGACTTGAGTATATAGAAAGTATCAAAGGCGGATTAAAAGGATTGGTAGTAGGACATGTAGTTGAATGCGGCAAACATCCTGATGCGGATAGGCTCAGTGTTACAAAAGTGGATGTTGGTTCAGGCGAACTACTTTCTATTGTTTGCGGAGCACCTAACGTAGCAGCGAATCAAAAAGTAATTGTTGCTACCATTGGCACAAAACTTTATCCAAGTGAAGGCGAACCTTTCGAAATAAAAAAATCAAAAATACGAGGAGTAACGAGTGAAGGAATGATTTGTGCCGAAGATGAAATTGGTCTTGGTAAAAGTCATGCTGGCATTATGATATTGCCAGAAAACACAATTATTGGAACACCCGCATCAGAATATTTTAAAATGGAAACGGATACTGTTTTTGAAATCGGATTAACACCTAACCGCAGCGATGCGGCATCACATTTGGGTGTTGCGAGAGATTTAGCAGCTATTTTAAATTCCCACAATAATTCACATCAGTACGAAGTTGACATAAAAGGATTACACGAATTAGATGAGGCAAGTGGATTAAATGGAGTTGAAATAATAGTTGAAAACCCTGAAGCCTGCGAAAGGTATAGCGGACTGGTGATTACAGGTGTAAATGTAACGGAAAGTCCTGACTGGTTAAAAACCCGTTTGCAATCTATAGGTTTGCGTCCGATTAATAATATCGTAGACATTACCAATTTTGTTTTGCATGAATTGGGACAACCTTTACATGCTTTTGACCTTGATAAAATAAAAGGAAAAAAGGTAATTGTAAAAACAGCGAAAGAAGGTGAGAAATTTAAAACGCTTGATGGCATAGAACGCACATTGAAATCAAATGATTTGATGATTTGTAATGAATCTGAACCGATGTGCATTGCTGGGGTTTTTGGTGGAGAAAAAAGTGGAGTGACAGAAAAAACCAAGGCTATCTTTTTAGAAAGTGCTTATTTTAATCCTGGTTATGTTCGTCGCACCGCTAAACACCATAGTTTGAAAACAGATGCATCTTTTCGTTTTGAACGAGGAACAGATCCTGATATTACGATTAAGGCTCTTGTACGTGCGGCTAATTTAATTTTCGAAATAGCAGGTGGAACTCTTAGTATGGAAGTCAAAGATCTTTATCCTGAGAAATTATGGCCTTATAAAGTTGGTTTCTCTTATTCGAATTGTACTGAATTAATTGGAAAAGAAATTGATAGAACGATCATTAAAAACATTATTCTAAATCTTGGAATTGGAATAGACAACGAAGGCTCTGATGGTTTGTTACTACTTGTGCCACGATACAAAACAGATGTAACACGTGAAGCAGATGTTATTGAAGAGGTGATGCGCATTTATGGATATAACAATGTGGAAGTGAGTAAAAATATTTCTTACACAGCTCATAACGAAGCCAAGAATTATGATGTTGATTTGGATAACCGTTCAGGCAGTTTGTTAGAAGGTTTCGGATTTAACGAGATCATGAGTTTATCCTTAACCAAGGAATCATATTATACGGAAGAAAATAACACAGTTAAAGTTGTAAATCCTTTAAGTGCAGATTTAAACGTTTTGCGTGCCGATATGATTTACAGTGGTCTTGAAGCGATTGCCTACAACATTAATAGAAAGAGTTCTGATTTAAAGTTTTTCGAATTAGGAAAAACCTATCAGCAACCAAAAAAAGAAGAAGCGAAATACAAAGAGCAAAAACACTTAACGCTTTTTGTAACGGGTGATTTATTTCAAGAGAATCCTTATGGGTTAAAACAAAAAGCAGATTTTTCATTTTTAAAATCTACCGTTGTTAATTTGTTAAACAAGTGTGGGGTATCAAGTTATAAGAGCGTTGAAAGTACTTATGCTAATTTTGATCTTGGTTTAACTTATCAGCTAAATAACAAACCATTCATTGAACTTGGTCAGGTTTCAAAAGCACTCTTAAAAAAATTTGGTATTTCTCAACCTGTTTTTTATACCTGTATTAATTGGGAAATGCTCGTAAAAGAATTTTCTAAACAAGATATAAAGTTTCAAGAAATAAGCAAATTCCCCACTGTACGCAGAGATTTAGCTTTGTTGATTGATAAATCAGTTAACTACAAACAAATCGAAGAATTGGCTTTCTCAACAGAACGCAAACTTTTAAAAGAGGTGAATCTCTTTGATATTTTTGAAAGTGAGAAACTTGGAAATAAAAAATCTTACGCAGTGAGTTTTACTTTATCAAACAATGAAGCTACTCTGACTGATAAACAAATTGATGCAGTGATGGATAGATTAATTTCTGGCTACAAAGAAAAATTAGGAGCAGAGTTACGCTAA
- a CDS encoding CaiB/BaiF CoA transferase family protein has translation MEDIFRDLKVIELAGVLAGPSVGLFFAELGAKVIKIENPKTNGDVTRSWKLKTEDSKDKTSAYFWSVNTGKDFLMLDITAPSQLQKLYDLVKDADIVITNYKGGGEEKLKVDYATLSQLNPKLIYASINGFGYNSHRSAYDLILQAESGFMSINGEVNSQPLKMPIALIDMVAGHQLKEAILIALLKLYKTKKGSHISVSLFDSAIASLSNQATNWLVGKSLPKSLGSIHPNIAPYGELFETKDNQLVTFAIGSNSQFKHLCELIQYASLASDPKFANNQLRVNNRTQLYALLYDYIKQFNFKNLFDLCLEKEIPIGKIRNIKEVFELPEAKAMTRKFTFDKKEVTTVNSIAFKFIE, from the coding sequence GTGGAAGATATTTTTAGGGATCTTAAAGTAATTGAATTGGCGGGCGTTTTAGCAGGACCAAGTGTGGGTTTATTTTTCGCGGAATTAGGTGCAAAGGTTATTAAAATCGAAAATCCTAAAACGAATGGAGATGTTACGCGCAGCTGGAAATTAAAAACAGAAGATTCAAAAGATAAAACCTCTGCCTATTTTTGGAGTGTAAATACTGGTAAGGATTTTTTGATGCTTGACATTACAGCACCTTCGCAACTACAAAAGCTTTACGATCTGGTTAAAGACGCTGACATTGTTATTACCAATTATAAAGGTGGCGGAGAAGAAAAACTTAAAGTAGATTATGCGACTTTATCTCAACTCAACCCTAAATTAATTTATGCATCTATCAATGGTTTCGGCTACAACTCCCATCGCTCAGCCTATGATTTGATTTTACAAGCCGAAAGTGGTTTTATGTCGATTAACGGTGAAGTAAATAGTCAGCCATTAAAAATGCCGATCGCTTTAATTGACATGGTGGCGGGACATCAATTGAAAGAAGCAATTTTGATTGCACTTTTAAAACTGTATAAAACAAAAAAAGGCTCACATATTTCAGTTTCACTCTTTGATAGCGCCATTGCTTCTCTTTCAAATCAAGCCACGAACTGGTTAGTAGGAAAAAGTCTTCCAAAATCATTAGGAAGTATTCATCCGAACATTGCGCCATACGGAGAGCTTTTTGAAACAAAAGACAATCAACTGGTGACCTTTGCAATTGGAAGTAATAGTCAGTTTAAACACCTTTGCGAATTAATTCAATATGCTTCTCTGGCAAGTGATCCGAAGTTTGCGAATAATCAATTACGTGTGAATAATCGCACGCAGCTCTACGCCTTACTTTACGACTACATCAAACAGTTTAATTTCAAGAATCTTTTTGATCTTTGTCTGGAAAAGGAAATTCCGATCGGAAAAATTAGAAATATTAAGGAAGTCTTTGAATTGCCAGAAGCGAAAGCGATGACGCGAAAATTTACTTTTGACAAAAAAGAAGTAACAACCGTTAATAGTATTGCTTTTAAATTTATTGAGTAA
- a CDS encoding GNAT family N-acetyltransferase, with translation MYSVKVGSSAKELEAILALRYKILRQPWNQPADTATDNLEGKSINAYIEDTNGNVIACARLQENENKVGQVRYMSVDNSYQGKGLGKLLLVFLERKAKDLNLSKIELQARENAVKFYEANNYVIKEKTFLLWGIIQHYLMEKSL, from the coding sequence ATGTATAGTGTTAAAGTTGGTAGCAGTGCAAAAGAACTAGAAGCTATTCTTGCTTTAAGATATAAAATACTGCGTCAACCCTGGAATCAGCCGGCTGATACTGCCACCGACAATTTAGAAGGTAAAAGCATAAACGCATACATTGAAGATACTAATGGGAATGTAATTGCTTGTGCACGATTACAAGAAAACGAAAATAAGGTCGGTCAAGTCCGGTATATGTCTGTTGACAATTCCTATCAGGGAAAAGGACTGGGTAAATTACTTCTTGTGTTTTTAGAACGAAAGGCAAAAGATTTAAACTTATCTAAAATAGAATTACAGGCACGTGAAAATGCGGTTAAATTTTATGAAGCAAATAATTACGTCATTAAAGAGAAAACTTTTTTATTGTGGGGAATCATTCAGCATTATTTGATGGAGAAATCCCTTTAA
- a CDS encoding winged helix-turn-helix transcriptional regulator gives MIINGKEYIYKINGDNYHCAMDVTMNFIGGKWKTVVLWYLRNKTLRFGELKKQVPDITEKMLSIQLKSLEDDGLIKREAFDEIPLRVEYSMTDFGKSLIPILEAISKWGRNLGETEGTMVELEPRIEKKKKSL, from the coding sequence ATGATTATAAACGGTAAAGAATACATCTACAAAATTAATGGAGACAATTACCACTGTGCCATGGATGTAACAATGAACTTTATTGGTGGCAAATGGAAAACAGTTGTGTTATGGTACTTAAGAAATAAAACACTTCGTTTTGGAGAACTTAAAAAACAAGTCCCCGATATCACTGAAAAAATGCTGAGCATACAATTAAAAAGTTTGGAAGACGACGGTTTAATAAAACGTGAAGCATTTGATGAAATTCCTTTACGGGTGGAATACTCTATGACTGACTTTGGAAAAAGTCTTATTCCGATTCTGGAAGCTATTTCTAAATGGGGACGTAATCTTGGTGAAACGGAAGGAACTATGGTGGAATTAGAGCCTCGCATAGAAAAGAAGAAAAAAAGTTTGTAA
- a CDS encoding glycosyltransferase family 39 protein: MPFNFYISTVKLLKEHSLFICVLLACTLLRFLPLFDYQYTYDELSGLERTQFNSFSEVIEKGVKIDAHPALIQLLIYYLVKIFGYSTWIIKLPFLLFSLGAITYAYAFGLRNFSKQAGLFSALLLGFSLIFVFYAPIARMYISGVFFSIALLYYFFGIFFLKNLSWRNYFFLGLFALLSALNQHINSLFAFTVCASGFFFLDKKNYKAYLIMCGIVVLAYLPHLSVTLYQLSIPGIGVENGGWLEAPEFSVLFFFIKILFGTGKTYLLIIVLLVLSFMLNKSVSVSKKQAFLLFLFLFNFLVVYFYSIWRSPIFQYSVMLFSGSALVLFICSFLNFKSKIILNSALVIVASVLLYKTYLKKDYFNQAVKTVYEYQFERTIHYKNLYGNKNVFPVFFDADEIMKKIYFEKYKTNFDCVTSADSIISNMERAHFDRVNGEEIIEKVSSQRLFSEFISNLKTDYIVLSSAMPQHQAVVLEHFPYLIENTQTQAINYKVYSRKKEDQTIVVADDHLSYFSSLNERGNFIYSKANTRESNKFFVLKVDSFNEFPFDAKAVLHEVTEREGQVVLAKAVVKIKNNYSPLEVCISVNDQKTNEQYAYNGKAASDYLMNKDSTTTIYSEHFNGFNYDRIKYKSNITCYLWNRGKENFELIDFEIKVIDYWPRKWDWWD; encoded by the coding sequence ATGCCGTTTAATTTTTATATTAGTACGGTGAAGCTGCTTAAAGAACATAGTCTGTTTATTTGTGTTCTTTTGGCATGTACCCTACTCCGCTTTTTACCTTTATTTGATTACCAATATACTTATGACGAACTCAGTGGCTTGGAAAGAACCCAGTTTAACTCGTTTTCTGAGGTCATTGAAAAAGGCGTGAAAATAGACGCTCATCCTGCTCTCATTCAATTATTGATTTATTACCTCGTTAAAATTTTCGGGTACAGTACCTGGATTATTAAACTTCCTTTTTTACTTTTTAGTTTAGGTGCGATTACTTACGCTTATGCATTTGGATTAAGGAATTTTTCAAAACAAGCTGGATTATTTTCCGCACTCTTGCTAGGCTTTTCACTCATTTTTGTTTTTTATGCGCCAATAGCCCGCATGTATATTTCGGGTGTATTCTTTAGTATAGCGCTCTTATACTATTTTTTCGGAATTTTCTTTTTAAAGAATTTGAGTTGGAGAAATTATTTTTTTCTCGGACTCTTTGCTTTATTATCTGCATTGAACCAACACATTAATTCTTTGTTTGCTTTTACAGTTTGCGCGTCAGGTTTTTTCTTTCTCGATAAAAAAAATTACAAAGCCTATTTAATAATGTGTGGTATAGTCGTTCTTGCCTATTTACCGCATTTATCGGTGACTCTCTACCAATTAAGTATACCGGGCATTGGCGTTGAAAATGGAGGCTGGTTGGAAGCTCCTGAATTCAGTGTACTTTTCTTCTTTATTAAAATTCTTTTTGGCACTGGAAAAACTTACCTTCTAATTATAGTGTTACTAGTTTTATCTTTTATGCTTAATAAATCTGTATCTGTCAGCAAAAAACAAGCATTCCTTTTATTTCTTTTTCTTTTTAATTTTCTGGTAGTTTATTTCTATTCCATTTGGCGTTCTCCCATATTTCAATATTCTGTGATGTTATTTTCAGGAAGCGCTTTGGTACTTTTTATTTGTTCTTTTCTAAATTTTAAAAGCAAGATCATCTTAAACTCTGCTCTCGTTATAGTTGCATCTGTCTTGTTATATAAAACATATCTAAAGAAAGATTATTTCAACCAAGCCGTTAAAACTGTTTACGAATATCAATTTGAAAGAACAATTCATTATAAAAATCTGTACGGCAATAAAAATGTATTTCCTGTGTTCTTTGACGCAGACGAAATAATGAAGAAAATTTATTTCGAAAAATACAAAACTAATTTCGACTGCGTTACTTCTGCCGACTCCATAATTTCGAATATGGAACGTGCTCATTTTGACAGAGTGAATGGTGAAGAAATTATTGAAAAAGTTTCTTCTCAGCGCTTGTTTTCGGAATTCATTTCTAATCTAAAAACTGACTATATTGTCTTATCATCAGCTATGCCACAGCATCAAGCAGTCGTTTTAGAGCACTTCCCCTATTTAATAGAAAACACACAGACACAAGCAATCAACTACAAAGTTTATTCCAGAAAAAAAGAAGATCAAACAATTGTAGTTGCTGATGATCACCTAAGTTACTTTTCGTCTTTAAACGAAAGAGGAAATTTTATTTATTCAAAAGCGAATACTCGAGAATCAAATAAATTTTTTGTTTTAAAAGTAGATTCATTCAACGAATTTCCATTCGACGCAAAAGCAGTATTGCATGAAGTGACCGAAAGAGAAGGTCAGGTTGTTTTGGCAAAAGCCGTGGTGAAAATTAAAAATAATTACAGTCCGCTCGAAGTATGTATTTCTGTCAACGACCAAAAAACAAATGAACAATATGCATACAACGGGAAAGCTGCGTCAGATTATCTGATGAATAAAGATTCTACGACCACTATTTATTCCGAACACTTTAATGGTTTTAATTACGATCGCATAAAATACAAGAGTAATATAACTTGTTATTTATGGAATCGTGGAAAAGAAAATTTTGAATTAATTGATTTTGAAATCAAGGTGATTGATTATTGGCCCCGTAAATGGGACTGGTGGGATTAA